Below is a genomic region from Indicator indicator isolate 239-I01 chromosome 2, UM_Iind_1.1, whole genome shotgun sequence.
GTATGTAGTATTTTTGCTAATAATAATCTAACGCTGTTCTTTGGATTTTAGCATCCTTTAGACACATTAGCTACATTCAACAAGTGTTATCATGACTGTGGTAAGTCTCTCTATGGATGTAGGATCCTTTTGACCTGCAATCAGACTTTTCTacaagtgaaaacaaaagctgAGAGGCCAAAGTGtattcacagaattgtagaacactgggttggaaggcatcccgaggatcatctggtccaacctttctaagTGATAGTATAGTTCAAATGAGATAGCCCAGCACCCTTTCAAGCTGAatcttaaaactgaccaatgtAGAGGAATCCAGTACTTACCTTGGGAGATTATTtcaatgtctgactgttctcaatgtgaaaatgttttcttctggaaTCCAATTAGCATCCCCATAGAAGTgacttgtacccattaccccttgacTTTTTCTTGTAAGAAGGGAGTCTCCATTGTCCTGGTAGCCTGGTACTGATGAACAGTACTTTGCTAGCACAGTGTTAATACACTTTGGGTAACCATAACAAGCTTTTCTTGACAGAGATGGCTTATAAAAGCATTTGAGCAACTGTTTTACTGGTGTTggcatttgtttttaaaatgttcagAACTTTGGAGTGCTCTTGGAATTGTGAATATATCAGTTAGTATTACCAGTACACCATGTATTTAAGGTGGAATGCAACAGAAGGAATAGAAAAAATCTTTCAATGGCTGGCATAACTTGTGGAATTTCATGATACTCGATCAGGTTGAAATGGAAAATAAGTAACTAATTTCAACCAATGAAGTATGCTATTGCTAGTCAGTCACTTTTAATCAAGGGAGTTTGGTTTAACCAAATACTGTGGTTTTGGTCAAAACAATGCATTTCAGGTACAGTTTGGTGATATTgtataaaatttaaaattactttaCATGTTTCTATTAGTAAGCTTTTAataagcctttcagtgaaggggTAATTGCAAATCTGTGctctccaaaaaaaaccccaaacctgtctCTGCACCTAGAGAATATTGACCTGAGAATTAGTACTGCCAACACTTTACTTAGCTTTCATTGCATAACTTTGAGAATTTGCCACCAATAAAGTAGCACTTGCCTTAATATTTAAGTAGTACTCATGGAGTTTCTTTTGCTCACATTTTTGTAAATGTTCTCAGATGAGAAACTGAGAACAAACATATTGTGATgggttattttgtttctttttccaaggCTCCCTCCATTAAGTTGCCTTCCTCAGTGTTTGCCACCGAGTTTGAAGAGGATGTGGGCTTGTTAAATAAAGCTGCTCCTGTTTCAGGTATCATTAAATCTCCCTTTCTGTAAGATGAGTTGCCATCTAGGTACTAGATGGTAATTATGGCTTTGATTACAGTGTCATATCAGCTTTGGTTTAGAACAGGCTCGATAGCAGAGGCAAAGAATGATCTCTAAAAGACCCACAATTGAACCTGAGACTAATAATCATAGCATTTTAGCTTTGTTTGTGGGGGCTGGAATCAGTGAGCTCTTACTGTTGTGCAGAAAATTGAAACCAATAACAGGAGAAAACTGTAGCTAGTACTATTTACTTATTACTTTGTTCAATCTAAGTCTGGAACTGGATTTTAACTCTCAAAATGTCTCTTCTAATGCTCGGTGGTGTTTGCTTACCTTTGTTAGTGTTATTTAGGTGTTATAGGCTGTAAGTATGCTTTTGTTATGCATTCAGGTTTACACTGAACATTCACTTTACAGCTATCTCAATATTTTATATCAGGAAGTAATTGTAGTTCTCTCTGTCCTGATGAAAGGATACTAAAAACACTAACTGGCAGTAGAGAAACCCTTTCTGATTTTTTGTAGTGTAGAGAATTCTAGGGTATAGTAGCTAACGTTTGCAGGTGATCTTACAGTACTTTCTCTGGGTATTATTTCTTGTGAAGTAGCCTaaataaaaaatactaaaatgtATCTATGGAAACTTAAAACCTCTGGGGAATGTTCTTTTCTGGATAAGAAACATTGGCAAGAGTCTGGTGCCTTGCCCTGGCTTGTATCAAATCCTCAAATACTGTTGAGGAATTTTGTGATTCTTAGGTTTAATCTTAGTGCAAATTAACAGTGTAGTTGGATTGGGTTTTATCCAAGAACATAGCTTTGTAGTGTCAGATAAACTTAATGTATTTATGgtctggtgtggttttttttcacatttactAGGACCACGGCTAGATTTCGACCCAGATATTGTTGCAGCTCTTGATGATGATTTTGATTTTGACAATCCAGAAAATATCTTGGAAGATGATTTCGTTCTACAAGCAAATGAACCACGGAAAGGGTAGGCAGAGCGCTGTGGAACTGTTTATTATTTGTAAATAGGAACGATGCTGTTTGTTATTTCGTGTATTGTAGGAGGCAAGAATGGTTTCAGATTTCTATCTGAATACGTTGATATGCTAAAGGAAAAACATACTACATGGATGGTATCTTACAAAATCAAATTTTCATGTGTTACCCCAGagatggattttgtttgttACTTTGAGCTCATGGGTCCTATGTACTTGTTTACAGAAGCAACGTATGGAGTAATACAATTCTTGAACTATTTAAAATATTACCAGCTATCccatttaaaatacattgcTAGGAATATTGATGAACAAGGGTTCATCAATTTTACTAACAAGGGTTTCTAGAACCTTTATGAATGCTTTATGTGATACCCCACTGCCTATTATTTGTTTAGATTTTGGTATCATCATGAGAAATGTTGGTGATACTCTTCCTGCTTTGAGATGTATTGCTGAATGTACACATAACCTCACTCTCATTGCACAGCTGTGCGATCCAGCAGTTATCAGAAATGTTTGCAGCTTTCAGGCAAAAGTAGTGTTATGCTGACTTTTGCAGCACTGTTACTGCtaaagttgtttttcttttaccagTTTGAAAATAATAACTTTTCATCTTTCCCTCACAAGATTTAAATCTGTCATTATCAAAATGTTTCAGGTAAGCCAGTATTGGTCAGAGCATGTGGAAAGGTCCATGTATTACTCTAAAACTGTTTTATGCTTCTGTTCAGGGGATCATGTGCTGAGGATGAAGATGAATGGGAAGATGTGGAGGATGACAGTGATGAAGAGGGTAGTTGCAGTAATGATAAAGACTACGATTCAGAAAGTCCTTTATCAGATGATGGAGTTAATGGACAGACTAAAGAATTTCTCTTTATGCAAGAAGAAACCAGGAGTCGTTTCACAGAATATTCTATGTCATCTTCAGTAATAAGAAGGAATGAGCAGTTAACTCTCTTGGATGACAGATTTGAAAAGGTGAGGCAGCTCAAAAACATTAAATAGAGGGGGCTAAACGCTTCTTTGTCTTTTGATTCATCTCATAAGGTGGTGTCCTCTATGCCTGTGTAAATTCTTACTGCCTTTGGTAGTCAGGGTATGATTGTCTTGAGCTTAATGATGGTGACGACTGGGTTGAgtgtttatgggtaagaatcagggAGAACTCCAACAAGGTAGATATTGTGGTGGAAGACTAGGAAGAGACAGAGAGGGAGCATGCCTAAAGGTTCCTAGGGTGTGTGGAAGGTGACTTCCTGATGCAGTTGGTGAGGGTGCCAAACAGGAAGGGTGCCCCACTTGACCACCTGTTTGCACATGGAGAAGGGCTTGTGGGTGATGTGACAGCTGGAGGTCATCTTGTACACAGCAATCACAAAATGAAAGAGTTCTTGATTGTTGAGGAAGAGAGGAATCAGCAGAACTGCCGCCTCGGACTTTCAACAGACAGACTTTGTCTTGTTTTGGAGACTGGTCAACAGTCCCTGAAGAGCCAAGTTGTCCAGGAAGACTGGACATTCTTCAAGAAGGAAGCTTTAAAGGCACAGAAGCAGGCCATCCACACATGCTGAAAGatgagctgctggggaagaaggCTGACCTGAGTTATGTTTGGTTGTAActcagggaaaaaaggaaagtttaTGGTCTTTGGAAGTGGCAGGCCACTTGGATGGACTGTAAAGGTGTGAGACTGtggagggagaaaattagaagggccaaagccTAACTGGAATTTAATCTATCTTCTGCTGTTAAAAGCAACAAGAAATTCTTCTACAAGTacattagcaacaaaaggaggactaagaggaatctctgtcctttgttggatgcaggGGGCAATATAGTgatcaaggatgaggaaaaggctgaggtataCAATACCTCTTTCCCCTCAGACTTTTGTAGTAGGACTAGTTGTTTGCTGTGTACTCAGccctctgagctggaagatagggatggggagcagaatgaagctccCATAATCCAAATGGTTGTGACCTGCTACATCACCTAGACCTACACACGTCTACAGGGTTATACACCctagggagctggtggaagtgctcaccaagcccctttccatcatttaccagtaGTCCAGGCTAACTGGGGAGATCCCACTtgactggagattggcaaatgtGACCCATCTACATGAAGGACTGCAAGGAGAATCTGGGGAACTACACACctttcagtctgacctcagtgacAGGGAAGTTTGTGGAGCAGATCTTCTTGAGTGCCATCACACGGCACACACAGGGCAACCAGGTGATTGCCCGGTCAgcgcatccagagaagggcagtgaagctggggagggtctggagaaaaggtctTAGAAGGAGTGACTGAGGAActgtggggttgtttagcttggaaaaaaggaggctgaaaagagatctacaactacctgaaaggaagttgtagcaaGATGGGTGTCAATCTTTTCTCTCTAATAAtaagtgatagggtgagaggaaatagccCCAGGTTGTACTAGgggtggtttagattggatttaGAAGAAATcttactgaaagagttctcagacactggaggAGTAGGATCcacagggagatggttgaatccctattgctggaggcattcaaaagaCATACAggtgtggtgctaagggatgtggcttagcaccagatttggtagggttagataatggttggacttgatgatgtttaaggtcttttccaaccaaaacaattctgtggttctgtgtacAAGTGCCTGGTAAGGACTCACATCTTTCACCCTTTCTCACCAGTGTGCCAAGTATACATTGATGAAACGGTGTCAGAGCAGTGGAAGTATGGTGTAACTTTTGTCCTGAGCAGTGACAAGCTTCTTAATGTACAGATTGAAATAATGGCTCAGAATAAGAAACATTTTCTAGGGGCTGATTTGTATACTGTTAAAAGATAATTTGCCGACTCCCATGCTGAAAGAATAGTAAGGAAGGAAATCCTACTGCAGATGTTTTTGACAGTAGTTCAGCAaatgagaggggagagaaaaaaggggcaaagaggaagaaatgtctACATTTTCTTGAGGCTATCAAGGAGTTGCACAACAATTACAgattctttcttcttcattttagtTTTTTGAACAATTTGATGAAGATGAAATTGGAGCCTTGGACAACATGGAGTTAGAAGGCTATATTAACACAGACAATACTCGGTTGCAGGAAATCTTGAATGATTACtacaaagagaaagcaaagaggtaTGTATTCCCAGAAGTACTGCTTCACATAAGCAGTTACATAATCCTGTGTTTATATTGGAAGTTTGGGTATGTTGTTTCTAGTACATGTACTCAAAGATTACGTCTCACAGTAAAAGGAGCTGTGTATGAGTattatccttttttttaatgtcactgAATGTCAGTCTTAACAGACAATACAATTAAGTGAAGGCATTGTGTTGGTTTGTGCTGCGTTTGTAGAACTGTACTAAGTTCAGTGTAACACCTGTTACattgaaaagggaaaggaggaatgCCTCACCTTTCTCCCTGTACCTTTACTTCTGTTTTTAACAGACTCTGTAACCAAGTCTGTTCTGTCCTGTTGGTATGCACTTCGGAGCACTGCAAAAATCAGTGCATATAAAGCAACCCCGTGTCAATGTGAGGTCATATTTCCATAGGATATTCTCTTTGTCTTACAGCAAGTGATATTATCCCAAAATTAAATGGCTTGATGTTCTCACATTAATCTTGTTTCTGGATTGCAAGGTAGAGTAGTATGTCCTTTGTAGTGAAAGATGACTGACTGCTCTGCACAGAGTACATAATCCCCTCTAGAGCTGCCTTGCTTACAGGCTAAAAACTCTatcctcttctcctcttgccTTGCAGTCACAAATTTTTTGTACCACATCTTTATGAAATGCAaatatactttatttttttcaactaTATCTCTTGTACTATGTTGTAGTTTATTTTGGAGATACTTACTTAAGGAAACTTATTTTTGCTGCAGGTTTCATTGGGAATTTCTTTGGTTTGGGATGTTACCAAGGAGAGGATGGGTTTATGCAATTACATGTTTTTAAGAGAAGGCAaaccttgttttttttcttctcttgactTTTTTCAGTTGTGTGAAATTGGATGCTCTTGAACCCTGTGATGGTTTAGACTCTGCTGTGAATGAAGaaagtgaggaagaaaaagaagaaatagtaGCTGTGGTTATTGAGGAACCAAAAGAAAAGTGGGATTGTGAGTCCATTTTGAGTAAGTATTtttgagttggttttttttgttcctagGATTTCAAAGTCAATGATAGGTGATCTCAGAACTTTTCTAACAGTGCTTTAGGTAAAATGGTTTATGCTTCTGGAGCAAAAAGCAAGAGTTCCTGCTAGATAAAGCTACTGCTATTTTGTGCATAACTTAATTCCTGAGATGTAATATCTTCAAAGATTAAGTAGTAGTACCATTCACAATGAATTTACCTAATTTCAATTTGCAAGCCTTTCTtcactgctgtttgttttttttctttgcttgtgaCCTAGGTACGTATTCAAACTTGTATAATCACCCAACTCTTATTAAGGAGCCATCAAAGGTAAAATCATTAAACTTACTCAACTAGCAACTTGAACTGGGAAAACTTGAGACAAAAGTGATTGTTTTTGCAACAGAAACCAGTTTTTaaaaggaaggagcagaaaaggtATCTGGGGTGGTTGTTAGCGTTTGGCATACTTCACTGAAGAAAGGTTTgagtatattttattttattagaagGAAATTGACTATGTTCAACATTTCTGTAATAGCTAGGCAGAAATGTAGAGAGCAAGGAATTGCTTTCTTGCTATCTGTAATTTACCTTTGTTTAATTTGTCTCACAATCACATcttaggtgttttttttcttgaaaatagATTTCTGTTTCCCTTCTACAGTTGGAAACAATTTAtagttctttgtccttccaGACATTCCCCATCATTAGAGCACAG
It encodes:
- the LTV1 gene encoding protein LTV1 homolog, producing MRRGSATSSFFLLSVIGRCPHKKKKPFIEKKKAVTFHLVHRSQRDPLAADDTAPQRVLLPTQKGHEEQRREEQRKYGVFFDDDYDYLQHLKEASGPSELVPSVRGQQSRIVVTNDGHIEDEIQRVPAPSIKLPSSVFATEFEEDVGLLNKAAPVSGPRLDFDPDIVAALDDDFDFDNPENILEDDFVLQANEPRKGGSCAEDEDEWEDVEDDSDEEGSCSNDKDYDSESPLSDDGVNGQTKEFLFMQEETRSRFTEYSMSSSVIRRNEQLTLLDDRFEKFFEQFDEDEIGALDNMELEGYINTDNTRLQEILNDYYKEKAKSCVKLDALEPCDGLDSAVNEESEEEKEEIVAVVIEEPKEKWDCESILSTYSNLYNHPTLIKEPSKPKPIKISQKTGIPLHVLPQKGLTAKQIERMQMINDSDLPRASTQPRSKDESKEDRKARKQAIKEERKERRMEKAANKLAFKLEKTRQEKELLNLKQNVQGLKLS